In Eschrichtius robustus isolate mEscRob2 chromosome 11, mEscRob2.pri, whole genome shotgun sequence, the following proteins share a genomic window:
- the CD59 gene encoding CD59 glycoprotein, with the protein MGSKGGFVLLGLLFSLAVLCHVGHSLECYSCVNPANGCTTAVNCSHNQDTCLIVKAVPTKTYYQCWMFDRCSFEAIAKALGEKELQYRCCQENLCNKNDGTSISGKTALLVILLLVAVWSFCL; encoded by the exons ATGGGAAGCAAAGGAGGGTTCGTCTTGCTCGGGCTCCTGTTCAGCCTGGCTGTCCTCTGCCATGTAG GTCACAGCCTGGAGTGCTACAGCTGTGTTAACCCAGCTAATGGCTGCACTACGGCCGTCAATTGTTCACATAACCAAGATACTTGTCTCATCGTTAAAGCCG TGCCAACAAAAACTTACTACCAGTGTTGGATGTTTGACCGTTGCAGTTTCGAAGCCATTGCGAAAGCCTTAGGGGAGAAGGAGCTTCAGTACCGCTGCTGCCAGGAGAACCTGTGTAACAAAAATGATGGGACGAGTATATCAGGGAAAACAGCTCTGCTGGTCATCCTGCTGCTGGTGGCAGTCTGGAGCTTTTGTCTCTAA